One segment of Rattus norvegicus strain BN/NHsdMcwi chromosome 16, GRCr8, whole genome shotgun sequence DNA contains the following:
- the Lrtm1 gene encoding leucine-rich repeat and transmembrane domain-containing protein 1 — MALQTYNPSTVTVGLSISKDRNQVSAGLLWSEGASLRKTKCDLKKAVCSTSLLNKKQEDDGSLIIYEWLLGALLLVSSVGILLPGVGSCPKKCLCHPSSNSVDCSGQGLSTIPPELPPWTVTLLLQDNRIHWLPALAFKSVSLLTTLNLSNNSLSNLAAEAFYGLAHLQVLNVTQNSLLSIESSFAQVMPGLRELDLSSNSLSVLPTSLGKPWENLTMFAVQQNHLLHLDRELLEAMPKLRLVLLKGNPWKCDCHLLGLKLWLERFIFEGGETDGAICRLPEPWKGKDLLSIPHELYKPCPLRHQNLVPSLVQQPGSVPQDAQKSPENNSGQHDPLECENRPKPKPTNLRHAVATVVITGVVCGIVCLMMLAAAIYGCTYAAITAQYQGRPLAPTRKSEKMGSEEPMDSSPA; from the exons ATGGCACTACAGACCTATAACCCTAGTACGGTGACTGTTGGTTTGAGCATATCTAAAGACAGAAACCAGGTTTCTGCGGGGCTTCTGTGGAGTGAAGGAGCTTCACTGAGGAAAACCAAGTGTGATCTGAAGAAGGCTGTGTGCTCCACTTCACTTCTTAATAAGAAGCAAGAAGATGACGGAAGTCTGATCATCTATGAATGGCTG TTAGGTGCTCTGCTGCTGGTTTCCAGTGTGGGTATCCTGCTCCCAGGTGTGGGCAGCTGCCCCAAGAAATGTTTGTGTCACCCATCTTCAAACTCTGTGGACTGCAGTGGCCAGGGGCTGTCAACGATCCCCCCTGAACTACCCCCATGGACGGTAACGCTGCTCTTACAGGATAACCGGATCCACTGGCTTCCTGCTCTTGCATTTAAGTCTGTATCACTGCTCACCACCTTAAATTTATCTAACAACTCTCTTTCAAATCTGGCTGCAGAGGCTTTCTATGGACTTGCCCACTTGCAGGTTTTAAACGTAACCCAGAATTCCCTGCTTTCTATAGAAAGCAGTTTTGCCCAAGTCATGCCTGGGCTCAGGGAGCTTGATCTATCATCCAACAGCCTCAGTGTCCTCCCCACATCTCTGGGCAAGCCTTGGGAGAACCTAACCATGTTTGCCGTGCAACAGAACCATCTTCTACATCTGGATCGTGAACTTCTAGAGGCCATGCCCAAGCTGAGGCTGGTACTTCTTAAGGGCAACCCTTGGAAATGTGACTGCCACTTACTGGGTCTGAAACTCTGGCTGGAGAGGTTCATTTTTGAAG GGGGAGAAACAGACGGTGCCATCTGCAGGCTGCCTGAACCCTGGAAGGGAAAGGATCTCCTCTCCATTCCTCACGAACTATACAAACCCTGTCCTCTACGTCATCAGAATTTGGTACCCTCACTAGTTCAGCAGCCTGGTTCTGTTCCGCAAGATGCCCAGAAATCTCCTGAGAATAACTCAGGTCAGCATGATCCCTTGGAGTGTGAGAACAGACCCAAACCAAAGCCAACCAACCTGCGCCATGCTGTGGCCACTGTGGTCATCACTGGGGTGGTGTGTGGGATCGTTTGTCTCATGATGCTGGCAGCTGCGATCTATGGATGTACCTACGCGGCTATCACAGCCCAATACCAAGGGAGACCCTTGGCACCAACCAGGAAGTCTGAGAAGATGGGAAGCGAGGAACCAATGGATAGTTCACCAGCCTGA